From the genome of Vespa crabro chromosome 24, iyVesCrab1.2, whole genome shotgun sequence, one region includes:
- the LOC124432216 gene encoding CAD protein, which yields MSKHPSKFAENCNAYLLLEDGTVFPGRRFGADISVDGEIVFQTGMVGYPESLTDPSYHAQILVLTYPLVGNYGVFGDEKDEHGIPYWFESDRIWAAGLIAGEICEIPSHWRQTKNLSQWLEEQIVPGIYEVDTRALTKIIREKGSILGRIVLGQPPFSNISPLQSPLTDPNKRNLVAEVSRVSPRTYNPNGSPRICVVDCGLKYNQLRRLLNRGARVDVVPWNYDLKTAEYDGLFLSNGPGDPSTCKTTIENLSSVLANTKKRPIFGICLGHQLLSIAAGCTTYKMSYGNRGHNQPATHHGTGRCYMTSQNHGFAVDASQLPNDWEALFTNTNDNSNEGIVHSTLPYFSVQFHPEHTAGPQDLECLFDIFLETVIDNMDGHPRISVKDRLIQKLKFESSKSIDEFRPKKVLILGSGGLSIGQAGEFDYSGSQAIKALQEECIQTLLINPNIATVQTTKGMADKVYFLPIIAEYVEQVIRSERPDGVLLTFGGQTALNCGVELEKTGVFEKYNVKILGTPIESIIQTEDRKIFAERIGEIHEKVAPSAAVYSIQEALEAAEKLGYPVMARAAFSLGGLGSGFANTKEELKILAQQALAQSNQLIIDKSLKGWKEVEYEVVRDAYDNCITVCNMENVDPLGIHTGESIVVAPSQTLSNREYNMLRTTAINVIRHFGIVGECNIQYALNPNTEEYYIIEVNARLSRSSALASKATGYPLAYVAAKLALGIPLPDIRNSVTGQTTACFEPSLDYCVVKIPRWDLSKFHRVSTKIGSSMKSVGEVMAIGRKFEEAFQKALRMVDENVNGFDPYIKFVNDEELEKPTDKRMFVLAASIKAGYSLDRLYELTKIDRWFLQKMKNIIDYYSVLESIDHTKLSYDVLLRAKQIGFSDKQIATVVKSSELAVRIQRQESNIRPMVKQIDTVAAEWPATTNYLYLTYNGTTHDVEFPGGYTMVIGSGVYRIGSSVEFDWCAVSCLRELRNLDRKTIMVNYNPETVSTDYDMSDRLYFEEITFEVVMDIYDYECPEGIILSMGGQLPNNIAMNLHRQQARILGTSPESVDGAENRFKFSRMLDGIGISQPRWKELTNLKSAIEFCEEVGYPCLVRPSYVLSGAAMNVAHSNQDLESYLKSASEVSKEHPVVISKFILEAKEIDVDAVAYDGVILCMAVSEHVENAGVHSGDATLVTPPQDINSETLTKIKSISKAIAASLGVTGPFNMQLIAKDNELKVIECNVRVSRSFPFVSKTLDHDFVAMATRLIIGESIDPVDVLAGCGKVGVKVPQFSFSRLAGADVMLGVEMVSTGEVACFGENRYEAYLKGMMSTGFHIPQKGILLSIGSFKHKMELLPAIRSLHKMGYKLYASMGTADFYTEHGVEIEPVQWTFENIGVNEDSSPSELRHLADFLSKKQFDLVINLPMRNGGARRVSNFMTHGYRTRRLAVDYSVPLVTDVKCAKLLVEAMRILGGRAPRMKTHTDCMSSRRMIKLPGFIDVHVHTRDPGANHKEDFASCTAAALAGGITMIFAMPNTNPAVVDHQSFALAKERAIAGARCDYALFIGASADNHIITPEIAPLAAGLKMYLNETFTTLRLIDLTVWIKHFQSWPKKYPLCVHAEGQTTAAILLLANLHNRPVHICHVARKEEIQIIRAAKEKGLAVTCEVCPHHLFLCKDDLKRIGETKGQVRPSLVSKEDQQALWDNLDAIDCFATDHAPHTVQEKTSKNAPPGFPGLETILPLLLNAVHDGKLTMEALVDKFYRNPKKIFNIPDQPNTYVEVDLDDEWVIPDAMSFSKAQWTPFAGMKIRGSVHRVVLRGEVAYVEGQVLVNPGFGQDIREIQIKMKHPSIVYAPTIDVNVSRPGSGLDNLLSPNIHDRNSELEEEQLERYNHLLQPIIQKSNVHFASDVDHPKLLGVQRTISPLSFSSSIRHKSESNLNLHVQPTTSNHISCNLTGHHILSADIFNKEELKEVFHLAETFRNAIRKERMLDHILRGKIMASIFYEASTRTSCSFSAAMERLGGRVIYMDGSTSSVKKGETLEDSVAVMAGYADVVVVRHPEPGAVSRASQHCRKPLINAGDGVGEHPTQALLDIFTIRDEIGTVNGLTITMVGDLKHGRTVHSLARLLTLYNVELRYVSPSGLEMPEHVMNYVSKRGVSQEMFQSLEEALPDTDVLYMTRIQRERFVTQDEYRQVCGHFIVTPQLMSRAKRKMVVMHPLPRVFEISTEFDMDPRAAYFRQAENGVYVRMALLAMVLGRF from the exons ATGTCTAAACACCCGTCAAAATTTGCAGAGAATTGTAATGCTTATCTCTTATTAGAGGATGGCACCGTATTCCCAGGAAGACGCTTCGGTGCCGATATATCCGTCGACGGTGAAATCG TATTTCAGACCGGTATGGTGGGTTATCCTGAGTCGCTAACTGATCCTTCTTACCATGCACAAATTCTGGTACTTACATATCCTTTAGTAGGTAACTACGGCGTCTTTGGTGATGAAAAAGATGAACACGGTATACCATA TTGGTTCGAATCGGATCGAATTTGGGCGGCCGGTCTAATAGCCGGAGAAATTTGCGAAATACCGAGTCATTGGCGTCAGACAAAAAATCTTTCTCAATGGTTGGAAGAACAAATAGTTCCAGGTATATACGAAGTCGATACTAGGGCCCTTACAAAGATTATTCGTGAGAAGGGTTCCATATTGGGTAGGATCGTCTTAGGACAGCCCCCTTTTTCTAATATCTCGCCTCTTCAATCACCGTTGACAGATcctaataaaagaaatctcgTTGCAGAGGTTTCCCGT GTATCACCAAGGACGTACAATCCTAATGGATCGCCTCGTATATGCGTCGTCGATTGTGGATTAAAATACAATCAATTGAGACGTTTATTAAATCGTGGTGCTCGAGTGGACGTTGTCCCATGGAATTACGACTTGAAAACGGCCGAATACGACGGTCTGTTCTTAAGCAATGGACCTGGTGATCCAAGTACCTGCAAAACTACCATCGAGAATCTTTCTTCGGTCTTGgcgaatacaaaaaaaaggcCAATTTTTGGTATATGCCTGGGACACCAGTTGCTTTCGATCGCTGCTGGTTGTACCACTTATAAAATGAG TTATGGTAATCGTGGGCATAATCAACCTGCAACGCATCACGGAACAGGACGTTGCTATATGACTTCACAAAATCATGGATTTGCTGTTGATGCTAGTCAATTACCTAACGATTGGGAAGCACTTTTTACAAAcacaaacgataatagtaacgaagGTATCGTCCATTCGACGTTACCATATTTTTCTGTACAATTCCATCCGGAACATACTGCCGGTCCACAGGATTTAGAATGCcttttcgacatttttctgGAGACTGTAATAGACAACATGGACGGTCATCCTCGAATATCTGTAAAAGATAGGCTTATTCAGAAGTTGAAATTCGAATCGTCTAAATCGATCGACGAATTTCGCCCGAAGAAGGTACTTATTTTAGGATCCGGAGGCCTTAGCATTGGTCAAGCTGGTGAATTTGATTATTCTGGATCTCAAGCGATTAAAGCATTGCAAGAAGAATGCATTCAAACGCTTCTCATCAATCCTAATATCGCAACTGTGCAAACTACCAAGGGGATGGCCGATAAGGTTTACTTCTTACCGATTATTGCAGAATATGTTGAACAA gtAATACGTTCAGAAAGACCAGATGGTGTACTTTTAACTTTTGGTGGACAAACTGCCCTGAATTGTGGTGTAGAATTAGAAAAGACCGGCGTGTTCGAAAAGTACAATGTTAAGATTTTAGGAACACCAATCGAATCCATTATACAGacggaagatagaaagatatttgCAGAACGCATCGGTGAGATTCACGAAAAGGTCGCACCAAGTGCGGCAGTATATTCCATTCAAGAG gcTTTAGAAGCGGCGGAGAAACTTGGTTATCCTGTTATGGCAAGAGCAGCATTTTCTCTCGGTGGTCTTGGGTCGGGATTCGCaaatacaaaagaagaatTGAAAATTCTAGCTCAACAGGCTCTTGCTCAGTCCAATCAACTGATCATAGACAAATCTTTGAAAGGTTGGAAGGAAGTCGAGTACGAAGTTGTACGAGATGCTTACGACAATTGTATTACTGTTTGTAACATGGAAAACGTTGATCCTCTTGGAATTCACACGGGAGAATCCATTGTTGTGGCACCAAGTCAAACCCTATCGAATCGAGAATACAACATGCTTCGAACCACGGCTATCAACGTGATAAGACATTTTGGAATCGTAGGAGAATGTAATATTCAATATGCTTTGAATCCAAACACCGAGGAGTATTACATCATTGAAGTGAACGCCAGGCTATCGAGAAGTTCTGCTTTGGCTAGTAAAGCTACCGGTTATCCTCTTGCTTATGTAGCTGCCAAGTTGGCACTGGGTATTCCTTTGCCAGATATTCGTAATTCGGTCACTGGACAAACAACCGCTTGTTTTGAGCCCAGTTTGGACTATTGTGTTGTAAAAATACCGAGATGGGATCTCAGTAAATTCCACAGAGTCAGCACAAAG atcgGTAGTTCAATGAAAAGCGTGGGAGAGGTAATGGCGATTGGTCGTAAGTTCGAGGAAGCTTTCCAAAAGGCTTTGAGAATGGTCGACGAAAATGTGAATGGTTTCGATCCGTATATCAAATTTGTAAATGACGAAGAATTAGAAAAACCAACGGACAAGAGAATGTTTGTCTTAGCTGCATCTATAAAAGCCGGATATTCTTTAGATCGACTTTACGAACTCACCAAAATAGATCGTTGGTTTCTACAAAAGATGAAAAACATTATCGATTACTATTCAGTTTTGGAGAGTATCGATCATACGAAATTGTCATACGATGTGTTATTACGTGCAAAACAAATTGGATTTTCGGACAAACAAATAGCCACTGTAGTGAAGAGCTCTGAACTAGCCGTACGTATACAAAGACAAGAAAGTAACATCAGACCTATGGTTAAACAGATAGATACGGTTGCTGCGGAATGGCCAGCGACTacgaattatctttatttaacgtACAATGGTACTACACATGACGTAGAATTCCCTGGTGGTTACACGATGGTTATAG gATCTGGAGTATATAGAATCGGTAGTTCCGTAGAATTCGATTGGTGCGCGGTAAGTTGTCTGCGCGAATTACGAAATTTGGATCGTAAAACTATTATGGTTAATTATAATCCAGAGACAGTCAGTACAGATTATGACATGAGCGATCGTCTATATTTCGAAGAGATCACATTCGAAGTAGTAATGGACATATACGATTATGAGTGTCCAGAAGGAATAATTCTGTCCATGGGTGGACAATTGCCAAATAATATAGCTATGAATCTTCACAGGCAGCAAGCTAGAATACTTGGAACATCACCGGAATCTGTGGACGGGGCAGAAAATCGTTTTAAGTTTTCTCGCATGTTGGATGGAATAGGAATTTCACAGCCGAGATGGAAGGAGTTAACGAATCTTAAATCTGCCATTGAATTTTGCGAAGAAGTTGGTTATCCTTGTCTGGTACGGCCATCTTACGTTTTAAGCGGGGCTGCTATGAACGTGGCACACTCCAATCAAGATCTAGAATCTTATTTGAAAAGTGCCAGCGAGGTCAGTAAAGAACATCCCGTCGTAATATCGAAGTTCATATTGGAAGCAAAGGAAATCGATGTCGATGCTGTCGCGTACGATGGGGTGATTCTTTGCATGGCTGTTTCTGAACACGTCGAAAACGCTGGTGTACATTCAGGTGATGCCACTCTCGTAACTCCCCCACAAGATATCAATTCAGAAACTCTGACAAAAATCAAGTCCATTTCCAAAGCTATTGCGGCGTCTTTAGGAGTAACTGGTCCCTTTAACATGCAATTAATCGCTAAG gaCAATGAGTTGAAAGTTATAGAATGCAACGTACGAGTATCAAGAtcgtttcctttcgtttcgaaAACCTTGGATCATGATTTTGTTGCGATGGCTACGCGATTGATAATCGGGGAATCAATCGATCCTGTTGACGTTCTAGCTGGATGTGGAAAAGTTGGTGTAAAAGTTCCACAATTTTCATTCTCACGCCTCGCAG GTGCCGATGTCATGTTGGGCGTTGAAATGGTATCAACAGGAGAAGTTGCTTGCTTCGGAGAGAATCGTTACGAGGCGTATCTTAAAGGAATGATGAGTACCGGTTTTCATATTCCCCAGAAAGGAATCTTACTCTCAATAGGAAGTTTTAAA CATAAAATGGAATTATTACCTGCTATTAGAAGTCTTCACAAAATGGGTTATAAGTTATATGCTAGCATGGGCACAGCTGACTTTTATACTGAACACGGTGTCGAG ATAGAACCGGTGCAATGGACTTTCGAAAACATCGGTGTTAATGAAGACTCGAGTCCGAGCGAATTGCGACATCTTGCTGATTTCCTTTCGAAAAAGCAATTCGATCTGGTCATTAATTTGCCAATGAGAAACGGAGGGGCTAGGCGTGTTTCAAACTTCATGACACATGGCTACCGTACTAGAAGATTAGCGGTAGATTACTCCGTTCCTCTTGTCACGGACGTAAAATGTGCCAAACTACTCGTCGAG GCAATGAGAATATTGGGTGGACGTGCACCGCGTATGAAGACACACACGGATTGCATGTCCTCCAGAAGGATGATAAAGTTACCCGGTTTCATCGACGTGCACGTGCACACTCGTGATCCTGGCGCGAATCATAAAGAAGATTTCGCATCTTGCACGGCCGCCGCTTTGGCTGGAGGTATCACTATGATATTCGCGATGCCCAACACCAATCCAGCTGTCGTTGATCATCAATCCTTTGCCTTGGCAAAAGAG cGTGCGATAGCCGGTGCACGATGCGATTATGCACTTTTCATAGGTGCTTCGGCGGACAACCATATTATAACACCAGAAATCGCTCCCCTCGCTGCAGGTCTCAAGATGTATCTTAACGAGACCTTCACGACGCTACGTCTGATTGATCTGACCGTTTGGATAAAG CATTTCCAAAGCTGGCCGAAGAAATATCCTTTATGTGTTCACGCCGAAGGACAAACAACGGCAGCCATTCTTCTTTTGGCCAATTTACACAATAGACCAGTTCATATTTGTCACGTcgcaagaaaagaagaaattcaaatCATACGCGCTGCCAAGGAGAAG GGTCTTGCAGTTACATGCGAAGTATGTCCGCATCATCTTTTCCTCTGCAAAGACGATCTTAAACGTATAGGCGAAACGAAGGGTCAAGTACGACCTTCTCTGGTATCAAAAGAGGATCAGCAAGCATTATGGGACAATTTAGATGCTATTGATTGCTTCGCGACAGATCAtg cTCCTCACACCGTACAAGAAAAAACAAGCAAGAATGCACCTCCAGGTTTCCCAGGTTTGGAAACAAttttaccattgttattgaaTGCCGTACACGATGGAAAACTTACGATGGaa GCACTGGTCGACAAGTTTTACAGAAATCCGAAGAAAATCTTCAATATACCAGATCAACCGAACACCTACGTTGAAGTTGATCTAGATGATGAATGGGTCATACCAGATGCTATGTCTTTTAGCAAAGCTCAATGGACACCATTCGCAGGGATGAAAATCCGTGGTTCGGTTCATAGAGTAGTTCTTAGAGGGGAAGTTGCTTACGTTGAAGGACAAGTTTTGGTTAATCCAGGATTCGGTCAGGATATCAGAGAAATTCAAATAAAGATGAAACATCCATCTATCGTTTATGCACCCACGATCGATGTAAACGTTAGTAGACCTGGATCAGGCTTAGATAATCTTTTATCGCCTAATATTCACGATCGTAATAGTGAATTGGAAGAAGAACAATTAG aaCGCTATAATCACTTATTACAACCCATCATTCAAAAATCGAACGTTCATTTCGCATCGGACGTCGATCATCCAAAGCTATTAGGAGTTCAACGAACAATTTCACCGTTGTCCTTTAGTAGTTCTATACGTCACAAAAGCGAAAGTAATTTAAATCTCCATGTACAGCCAACGACATCGAATCACATTAGCTGCAACTTAACTGGACATCATATTCTTTCGGCGGATATCTTCAATAAGGAAGAATTGAAAGAAGTTTTCCATCTCGCCGAAACATTTCGTAACGCGATTCGAAAGGAACGAATGTTGGATCACATCTTGAGA gGTAAAATTATGGCATCTATTTTCTACGAAGCCAGTACAAGAACTTCCTGTAGTTTCTCGGCTGCTATGGAACGACTTGGTGGAAGGGTAATATACATGGATGGTTCTACGTCGTCGgtgaaaaagggagaaactCTGGAAG ATTCGGTAGCCGTAATGGCTGGTTACGCTGACGTCGTTGTTGTTCGACATCCAGAACCTGGTGCAGTATCA agAGCATCTCAACACTGTAGAAAGCCCCTAATAAATGCTGGCGATGGTGTTGGTGAACATCCCACTCAAGCCTTATTGGATATCTTCACAATTCGTGATGAGATCGGTACTGTGAACGGTCTGACAATTACGATGGTCGGCGATTTGAAGCATGGAAGAACCGTTCATTCTCTCGCCAG GTTATTGACCTTGTATAACGTAGAACTACGATACGTTTCTCCGTCTGGACTTGAAATGCCCGAGCACGTAATGAATTATGTGTCAAAGCGCGGCGTATCCCAGGAAATGTTTCAAAGTCTTGAAGAGGCATTGCCAGATACGGACGTACTTTATATGACACGTATACAACGCGAACGTTTCGTAACCCAGGATGAATATCGACag GTTTGTGGTCATTTCATAGTGACGCCGCAATTAATGTCGCGTGCCAAAAGGAAAATGGTAGTCATGCATCCCCTTCCACGTGTCTTCGAAATAAGTACAGAATTCGACATGGATCCTCGCGCTGCGTATTTTAGGCAAGCCGAGAATGGTGTTTACGTTCGCATGGCTCTTCTTGCCATGGTTCTAGGTCGTTTCTGA
- the LOC124432217 gene encoding uncharacterized protein LOC124432217, which translates to MGNIKSRRSRKDKSKKAKGDDRNRSSDMEDDYDENEDMEMKWLRRTIRNEPEHFVLNNLMMCVQFFGNYEKDIARIRKGLVSSREADLNEQLAPHKHVLLPDVLQEEVARNVGFTSSRQTLRPTIEPLQPVRIYVVHDNIEVIEEDATYSPMNDNSIYSMILKQTEHRGYVKLQLQEDTLLKKVIAEEESNGMKNDDGFYSDGDSIYCSKYTRNRGVVLDKQSKNSLRSSKYNHSNSTSNLYDEDTLYEKQKCFSQENIYEPGSSHDRIKVESDHYKVHSLIEERSSRVPEPPPRNGYPNCGGHHSRTKHYNKTKLYSNFSRASSISSGYRSGNYVVDSDSDCSCNHTCNLSRSCDDLYTSGDVSKNTETVYPDEDSDISQIPRKCFKKITYTSEGKIYDPLEEKRYPMNNKQKRIRQVLKRYNYNVFYVSSLYFMKHFFGVFIHQLIDVFGFDHDSVEDMKPEGCIIYYDKVIISHATKLTMVEPYEIIPSIWSQWPDDAKEWLNRPRSTWPSDDDLGEIRNLGCYIVPEGFSPRKGLNIYENIEWLLTFPAAERYLETCMTSAQIQVYLMALMLHKTFIRPVFDSMFGLTTAHIRNRLFWMIEENDRPSKWPNNRTGECLIKFLESMYYYISQNDPILSDYFIRDRNLFQKIPSEHLLHTQKQIKRILENPIMYVFHAMENVKYNQQFFPQINFGLLLNILTANVLTLINPALTGYVHKPMSKSTEDEYSTTKSGKAIYTDTRPGGFWVNAKNLSRTEDEQKIYANRPTVTNKTLINPRKATDSVIEISVRCADLEGIRLCALLDFFISHFIKMGERFHQYRAIQQKMIYLDQADRLSILLCEHPRWKEDAKAYRDKIRVLRKRQDYKLAENVPQQKPIRNVEEPIFAVPLKNRFTKESLEKLPPVANETKQSDIKDHTYDSASVTKAMIEERPRTPPSSRINRVATPTPPVPISTDKVSSPTRRVPNPVDKVTSPIRRVASPTNKISNPTRQIPSPINKVPSPTGRIPSSTNRMFDPIMEVSSPTKKVQNDRESLNSSVPIRDKQEKSTNRVLSLVENENDSFLSETTYI; encoded by the exons ATGGGCAACATCAAGTCGAGAAGatcaagaaaagataagagcaAGAAAGCTAAGGGTGATGATAGAAATCGAAGTTCCGATATGGAAGATGACTATGACGAGAATGAAGATATGGAAATGAAATGGTTGAGAAGAACCATAAGGAACGAACCAGAACACTTTGTACTTAATAATCTTATGATGTGCGTGCAATTCTTTGGAAATTACGAAAA GGATATCGCACGCATTAGGAAAGGGTTGGTGTCGTCTCGCGAAGCGGACTTAAACGAACAATTGGCTCCGCATAAGCATGTCTTATTGCCGGACGTTCTTCAGGAAGAAGTAGCACGGAACGTAGGCTTTACGTCGTCAAGACAAACTTTACGTCCAACCATTGAACCACTACAACCCGTTCGAATTTACGTTGTACACGACAACATTGAGGTTATCGAGGAAGATGCAACTTATAGCCCTATGAACGATAATTCCATTTATAGTATGATATTGAAACAAACCGAACATCGAG gatATGTGAAACTACAACTGCAGGAGGATACACTATTGAAAAAAGTGATAGCGGAAGAAGAATCAAATGGTATGAAAAACGACGATGGCTTTTACAGTGACGGAGATAGCATATACTGTTCAAAATACACACGGAATAGAGGCGTAGTTCTAGATAAGCAATCCAAAAATTCTCTTCGGTCTTCGAAGTACAATCATAGTAATTCCACGTCTAACCTTTACGACGAAGATACTCTgtacgaaaaacaaaaatgttttTCCCAAGAGAACATTTATGAACCGGGCAGTTCTCATGATCGAATCAAAGTCGAATCGGATCATTATAAGGTACATTCTTTGATCGAGGAAAGATCCTCTAGAGTTCCCGAACCACCTCCGAGAAACGGTTATCCGAATTGTGGAGGTCATCATTCAAGGACCAAACATTACAATAAAACGAAACTTTATTCGAACTTTAGTCGAGCAAGTAGCATCAGTTCTGGTTATAGATCTGGGAACTATGTAGTCGACAGTGACAGCGATTGTAGCTGTAATCATACTTGTAACCTCTCGCGAAGTTGCGACGATTTATATACTAGCGGTGATGTATCGAAGAATACAGAAACCGTATATCCCGACGAAGATTCCGATATAAGTCAAATACCACGGAAATGTTTCAAAAAGATCACTTACACCAGCGAGGGAAAAATATACGATCCTCtcgaggaaaaaagatatcCAATGAACAACAAGCAGAAAAGAATACGACAGGTTCTTAAACGTTACAATTACAACGTCTTTTATGTTAGCAGTCTTTACTTTATGAAACACTTTTTCGGAGTCTTCATCCATCAGCTAATTGACGTTTTTGGATTCGATCACGACTCGGTGGAAGATATGAAACCAGAGggttgtattatttattacgacAAGGTAATAATATCTCACGCAACGAAACTCACCATGGTAGAACCTTACGAGATCATACCAAGTATTTGGTCCCAATGGCCCGATGATGCTAAAGAATGGTTGAATCGTCCTCGTAGCACCTGGCCCAGCGACGACGATCTTGGGGAAATAAGAAATTTGGGATGTTACATAGTACCGGAAGGATTTTCGCCTAGGAAgggtttaaatatttatgaaaatattgaatggCTATTGACGTTTCCCGCTGCCGAACGATATTTGGAGACTTGTATGACATCTGCTCAGATACAAGTTTACTTGATGGCACTGATGCTGCACAAGACATTTATAAGGCCGGTATTCGATTCTATGTTCGGACTGACGACGGCACACATCAGGAATAGACTATTTTGGATGATAGAAGAGAATGATAGACCGAGTAAATGGCCGAATAATCGGACTGGCGAGTGTCTAATTAAATTTCTGGAATCCATGTATTATTACATCAGTCAGAACGATCCGATTCTATCGGATTATTTTATCAGAGACAGGAATCTCTTTCAAAAAATACCAAGCGAGCATCTATTACACACGCAGAAGCAGATCAAGCGAATTCTCGAGAATCCAATAATGTACGTCTTTCATGCGATGGAGAACGTCAAGTATAATCAGCAATTCTTTCCTCAAATTAATTTTGGATTACTTTTAAACATCCTTACCGCCAATGTCTTGACGTTGATTAATCCGGCCCTTACCGGATATGTTCACAAGCCTATGTCCAAGTCGACCGAGGACGAGTATAGTACGACAAAGAGCGGTAAAGCTATATACACGGATACTCGACCTGGTGGTTTTTGGGTGAACGCCAAAAATTTAAGCCGGACCGAGGATGAGCAGAAGATCTATGCTAACAGACCGACGGTGACTAACAAAACGCTGATAAATCCGCGTAAGGCAACGGATTCGGTTATTGAAATTTCG GTACGATGTGCCGATTTGGAAGGCATAAGACTATGCGCATTATTAGACTTTTTCATCAGTCACTTTATTAAAATGGGCGAACGTTTTCATCAATATCGTGCTATTCAACAAAAGATGATATATTTAGATCAGGCAGATCGACTCTCTATTCTTCTTTGCGAACATCCAAGATGGAAGGAAGATGCTAAAGCATATCGCGATAAAATTAGGGTCCTTAGAAAACGGCAGGATTATAAATTGGCCGAAAATGTTCCACAGCAAAAGCCAATCAGAAATGTCGAAGAGCCAATTTTTGCTGTGCCATTGAAAAATCGTTTTACTAAAGAATCTCTAGAAAAATTACCACCTGTTGCGAACGAAACGAAGCAATCGGACATAAAGGATCATACGTATGATTCTGCGTCGGTAACGAAAGCAATGATTGAGGAAAGACCACGTACACCTCCTTCATCCAGAATAAATCGCGTAGCGACACCGACTCCACCAGTACCTATCTCAACGGATAAAGTATCCAGTCCGACAAGGCGAGTACCTAATCCAGTGGACAAAGTAACCAGTCCGATTAGGCGAGTAGCTAGTCCAACAAACAAAATATCCAATCCGACTAGGCAAATACCTAGTCCAATAAACAAAGTACCTAGTCCGACTGGCCGAATACCTAGTTCAACAAACAGAATGTTCGATCCGATTATGGAAGTATCTTCTCCGACAAAGAAAGTTCAAAATGATCGGGAAAGTTTAAACTCATCGGTGCCAATAAGggataaacaagaaaaatcgACGAACAGAGTTTTATCGCtcgtagaaaatgaaaacgattcGTTCTTGTCCGAGACAACTTATATTTGA